The following is a genomic window from Strongyloides ratti genome assembly S_ratti_ED321, chromosome : 1.
aaaactatcttctattttataattaactttCAATAtccattattatttgtaatatataaGTTTTCACTATTAAGATAAAAGCAATAAAGTTCTGGtcgtttttataataaaataaactttatgcACAATTAGTTTATTGTATAGATTAAGAAATAAGATATTATGTTGGCAATCACAATTTgtatctataaatatatatatatattatcatatgatttatttataaattatttaataaaatattattttaattttaatttttcgtaaaattttaaaaactattaatttaattaaaataatagtagACATTTTTAGTttgcaaaaatattttatgctAAGTAAAAAACAATGAACATTCCTACGTTCAAGGTtctacaatatattttaaatagttaatgataattaaaaaaaaaaagtagtgcAATTTTGatatcaaaagaaaaaagataattcATTTCAATagttttatcttttaaataagttacatttttttttaacttttatatttagcttaaaatgtaatattttcatttttaaaatagtacaccacattgatattaataaataataataattctagattaatttcttttcattatatatttaaactaacatttttcatagctagttattaaaataacacattgatataatatatattatatgtatatattaatttcctaaggttattttattacataaaaatacatataaaatttcttttaaccTTTAAATACAAACATATTTATcatgattaataaaattattttcatatattttaatattttatatgagtatatattttgtttgtttattattttgaacataatttaaaattatttacaaaatgtattctcaaaaaaaaaaaactatatctTTTACAAAacatcttttatttatttattttttttaaatttacaatcaaaaatgataaatttttattattaaattacaaatataaattttaattttatttattatcatttacctatcattttatttaacttaaaatatattatcttttttttttttgacgtCACAATTTAATGtagattaatttaaatttacaagttttaaatatttttacaattaaagtTTCCTATAATGTTAGCTTAATTATCTATACCTAATTGcatcattaatattaactttaaactttatacagacatattaatatatatatttttaatataaaaaataaccaAAAAGcctgtttttttaatataaaatattttgtaataatttttttttattccaaatatctatcataaaaatttagattataatatattttttttaaaaaaaaagtaacattattttttaatttaatatttataataatataaaagaaaaaaaaaaggtgtatatattataataaatcatCCTATATTgttacatttataaataaatatcaaacTTTCTCCatctaaataattaaaaatgtaatagaaaatttagaTATGATCTAcgtttttattacaatacaATGATCATTAAGTACGAAAACTATTTAAATTACTTATCATTTACAATTCTCCTACAATCTTActcttttaaatatcaacatatcttaattatcttttaaaatgtatatataactttCATTAAATTTGCTATACCATCCATATTTTCTTcttctaaatatttatttgtaaagtAACAAGTATGATCATgaaaatttgttaatatattaagtaattaatatttttgttttgttatatttaacttATTATTAAACTGTTTATTTCagtatctttttataaaaataaatattatatatccatttaataatcaattaatttacttttttattattttgtcttatttttttttaatacatatatatatatatactttttaataaagaaaaaaattatatataaattatgcttaacttttttttttttatttattatatataatttttatttagatttaacaaaaaaaaaaataaaaaaaagaatagaaaaaaaatatatcttttttttatgtctTACCACCAGAATTGTCATATTTTAGTTTCtatatatacttatatatGATTTCTGGATGGTTTGACGCATTTCGTGAAAATGGAGAACCAACTTGGTTTCATGAAATCAAGCCTCCTCTTCCAACAGACATTTTTATTGTAGCTATATTTTGGTTATTTTTAACACCAATAACagcatttttaattatattaccTGGTGTTAGAAATAGAAAAGGAATTTCTTCACTCTCTTTTCTTCTTGCAATGTCAACCGGTGCAACTATTTtaggtaaaaatatataatatatttatataatatttttatttttttttttaagtttcaATATATTATCCAGGATGGCATCAAAGTAATGGAAGAATATTTTCTTCCTACAAATCATTTTCTTCAGGAAAAATTCATGCAAAAATTGGTGTTAAAATAGGATTAAAACATgttaatataacattaacATCATTATGTAAAGAtgatttatttgaaaatgaaaCAATATCACAATTTtcaaatcaatttttatataatgaacGTTTTCAATTTGATGAGGTATCAACATTatcaaaagaattattaatagCAACAAAAAAAGGTTTACCTTATcctatattaaaaattgttgagTATCTCTCTGTTAATGGTGGTGGTTTTCCATGGGGACGTCAATATAGATTAGCTGGTTATTATGCATCCTTCTTTTTATGGGTAGCTTTTGGTTTTtggatattaaaattattttttttatgtgcCTTACCACATCATACATTTCATGTATCATGTATTGTTGGaatatcaatattaattGCTGATTTGATATATGCTTATAATACTCCaaaatcattaattattaaatttgaagGACCAAATAAAAGTGTTGTTGATTTAGTTTTCAGCTTAAGTACTTGTTTTTATTCTACACTTTTAGTAGGTATgtcatatattattaatatataatcattttatcttttatttatttatatatatatatatatattttttttttctgtgataaaataaattaattataaaattataggAACAGGAACTTTAATATATGGAATTTGTGGTTGGATAATGCAAGATTATTTTGGATatcaatttaaaactttttttacaGGTAATATAGATGACACAGTTCTTttatccaaaaaaaaaatagattcaAATTGGAAGATAGGATATTATTCTcagaataataataataacaataataacaataatgataaaatagaAATGGATAGAAAACTAGTtgattatcaaaaaaataacatattttcTGATTGTGAAAAGATAAGATATAAATCAGAAAATAATCATCTTTCCCGTCCTTGTCTATGGGATAGATATTCTCTCTCAATACCACAAACATTACAAAATTGTAGTGATagtttaaatgttaaaaatgataatttttctacATCATTAATTAATGATTCACAACTTTTTGGAAAATTACCAgtttctttaatatatataaaagaacaTCAAGtcaaaataaa
Proteins encoded in this region:
- a CDS encoding Moladietz → MISGWFDAFRENGEPTWFHEIKPPLPTDIFIVAIFWLFLTPITAFLIILPGVRNRKGISSLSFLLAMSTGATILVSIYYPGWHQSNGRIFSSYKSFSSGKIHAKIGVKIGLKHVNITLTSLCKDDLFENETISQFSNQFLYNERFQFDEVSTLSKELLIATKKGLPYPILKIVEYLSVNGGGFPWGRQYRLAGYYASFFLWVAFGFWILKLFFLCALPHHTFHVSCIVGISILIADLIYAYNTPKSLIIKFEGPNKSVVDLVFSLSTCFYSTLLVGTGTLIYGICGWIMQDYFGYQFKTFFTDSNWKIGYYSQNNNNNNNNNNDKIEMDRKLVDYQKNNIFSDCEKIRYKSENNHLSRPCLWDRYSLSIPQTLQNCSDSLNVKNDNFSTSLINDSQLFGKLPVSLIYIKEHQVKINDNKIKEDEIIASIIIPDDTNEDAIIINNAKITRSSSFTNESSKESIWTEDDYSTSEFTLTYSTSGQSNESSFKKNIRVNV